From a region of the Rhodococcus sp. 4CII genome:
- a CDS encoding APC family permease, whose translation MSGTPRIRSRSPVAGLERARLSFVQVLGQSVSAVAPSAVMVTLPALVIPDAGRATIAVFVAAAILMTAVGYCVGQFATRMVAVSGLYSYIVKGLGPMPGFGGGWSLLIGYAAAAMASTLGAASYLAALLGRVGLPTGTPLIAVLAAIVGLLALLLMVRGVKLSARIMLAIEVFAIVAASTALVVAFVQSVREGATSSAGGAKSGSAVGFAVLLAITSFVGFESAGTVAREARNPFVAVPRAIRWTPIALGVLYVFAAALQLPEPVRQGVDSLPIVLTLPDTSGAGSSTLSIVMELGITASWFACVLGSTTALSRTLFAMGREGVVPSVFGRTHRRFHTPHVALVAAMPVIVAVPVLYLIARGSSRDVLIGLLAVSAHGYVLAYVLLCVATPAFLRRIGELTRLPSVVGVLTATAMVALVGWAAFSRTYVAGAATAVYVLLMLLGAAVFAIRARRSPGIGERMGVYDEAVAEDVLGRYRPWEVRR comes from the coding sequence GTGTCCGGTACACCGAGAATCAGAAGCAGATCACCGGTCGCCGGTCTCGAGCGGGCGCGCCTGAGTTTCGTCCAGGTGCTCGGGCAGTCCGTCTCGGCGGTCGCACCGTCGGCGGTGATGGTGACGCTGCCGGCACTCGTCATCCCCGACGCGGGCCGGGCCACCATCGCAGTGTTCGTCGCCGCGGCGATTCTGATGACGGCGGTCGGCTACTGCGTCGGACAGTTCGCCACCCGGATGGTGGCGGTCAGCGGCCTCTACAGCTACATCGTGAAGGGACTCGGGCCGATGCCCGGTTTCGGCGGCGGATGGTCGTTGCTCATCGGCTACGCCGCCGCGGCCATGGCGAGCACACTCGGCGCCGCGAGTTACCTCGCCGCCCTCCTCGGCCGGGTCGGTCTCCCCACCGGGACGCCGCTCATCGCCGTCCTCGCGGCGATCGTCGGCCTGCTGGCGCTGCTGCTGATGGTGCGCGGCGTGAAGTTGTCGGCGCGGATCATGCTCGCCATCGAGGTGTTCGCAATCGTGGCCGCGTCCACCGCACTGGTGGTCGCGTTCGTCCAATCGGTGCGTGAGGGCGCGACGTCGTCGGCGGGCGGCGCGAAATCGGGTTCCGCGGTCGGGTTCGCGGTGCTGCTCGCGATCACGTCGTTCGTCGGTTTCGAGAGTGCGGGCACGGTGGCACGCGAGGCCCGCAACCCGTTCGTCGCGGTCCCGCGCGCCATCCGGTGGACCCCCATCGCCTTGGGGGTTCTGTACGTGTTCGCGGCCGCCCTGCAATTGCCGGAACCGGTGCGGCAGGGAGTCGATTCGCTGCCGATCGTCCTCACCCTGCCCGACACGTCCGGTGCGGGATCGTCGACGCTGTCGATCGTGATGGAACTCGGCATCACCGCCTCCTGGTTCGCGTGCGTCCTGGGTTCGACCACCGCGCTGTCGCGGACCCTGTTCGCGATGGGCCGCGAAGGGGTGGTGCCGAGCGTGTTCGGCCGGACGCACCGCAGGTTCCACACTCCGCACGTGGCGTTGGTGGCCGCGATGCCGGTGATCGTCGCCGTGCCCGTCCTCTACCTGATCGCCCGCGGTTCGAGCCGCGACGTCCTCATCGGACTGCTCGCCGTCTCCGCGCACGGCTACGTTCTCGCGTACGTCCTGCTGTGCGTCGCGACGCCGGCGTTTCTCCGGCGGATCGGCGAACTGACCCGGCTTCCGTCGGTCGTCGGCGTGCTGACGGCGACGGCGATGGTCGCGCTGGTCGGGTGGGCGGCGTTCTCGCGCACGTACGTCGCGGGCGCGGCCACCGCGGTCTATGTGCTGCTGATGTTGCTGGGCGCCGCGGTCTTCGCGATCCGCGCCCGACGATCCCCCGGAATCGGAGAACGGATGGGTGTGTACGACGAGGCGGTGGCCGAGGACGTGCTGGGCAGGTACCGGCCGTGGGAGGTGCGCCGGTGA
- a CDS encoding APC family permease, translated as MTTNAPTHSSAVGDGAPRRLAGTLGPGAIVFMVVAAAAPLTVIAGTVPLGISAGNGAAYPASYLVCTVVLLFFAVGFTAMAKHLPGAGAFYTYITRGLGRHAGLGSAFLALLSYTAVQGAVYGYIGAAVNDFVTAHGGPELPWYVWALAVTAVVAILGYRHIDLSGKVLGVLLVCEVGIVLVIDAAVIVRGGGDEGFSTAAFHPGEFFSGAPGIALIFAIAGYIGFEATAVFRDEARDPGRTIPRATYLALLVIGGFYALSSWAMVSAWGDEGAVAIATENPEGMITETATRYVGAIAGDLVQIFLITSLFAALLSFHNVLSRYIFSLGNSAALPAGCGRSHTKHASPYIASVVQTVSALVLIVASAVAGLDPVTEVFAWFAGVSSVGIVALMTLTSVAVLVYFGRTRVDRRLWNTVIAPLLGLVGLAGLLIMTVANLPLLVGGSSTLAAVIGVLLVGTFAGGAAVAVLRPHAARHDTALPQHDPNHTVLDKEIAR; from the coding sequence ATGACAACCAATGCCCCCACGCACAGCAGTGCAGTCGGTGACGGTGCGCCGCGCAGACTGGCGGGCACCCTCGGTCCGGGTGCCATCGTGTTCATGGTCGTCGCAGCGGCGGCCCCGTTGACGGTGATCGCCGGAACGGTCCCCCTGGGGATCTCGGCCGGCAACGGCGCCGCCTATCCCGCGTCGTACCTCGTCTGCACGGTGGTGTTGCTGTTCTTCGCCGTCGGATTCACCGCGATGGCCAAGCACCTTCCGGGGGCGGGCGCATTCTACACGTACATCACCCGGGGGCTGGGCAGGCACGCGGGATTGGGCTCCGCCTTCCTCGCGCTGCTGTCCTACACCGCCGTCCAGGGCGCGGTATACGGGTACATCGGGGCCGCCGTCAACGATTTCGTCACCGCTCACGGCGGCCCCGAACTTCCCTGGTACGTGTGGGCCCTGGCCGTGACGGCGGTGGTCGCGATCCTCGGATACCGGCACATCGACCTGTCCGGCAAGGTGCTCGGCGTCCTCCTGGTCTGCGAGGTCGGGATCGTCCTCGTCATCGACGCCGCCGTCATCGTCCGGGGCGGCGGCGACGAGGGATTCTCGACGGCGGCGTTCCACCCCGGCGAGTTCTTCTCGGGGGCGCCCGGCATCGCCCTGATCTTCGCCATCGCCGGATACATCGGATTCGAGGCCACCGCCGTCTTCCGCGACGAGGCCCGCGACCCGGGCCGCACCATCCCGAGGGCCACCTACCTGGCATTGCTCGTCATCGGCGGCTTCTACGCGCTGTCGAGCTGGGCCATGGTCAGTGCGTGGGGCGACGAGGGCGCCGTCGCGATCGCGACGGAGAACCCGGAAGGCATGATCACCGAGACCGCCACCCGCTACGTCGGCGCGATCGCCGGCGACCTCGTCCAGATCTTCCTGATCACCAGCCTGTTCGCCGCCCTGCTGTCCTTCCACAACGTGCTCTCCCGGTACATCTTCTCCCTCGGGAACAGTGCGGCCCTGCCGGCGGGATGCGGCCGCTCGCACACCAAACACGCGTCGCCGTACATCGCGTCGGTCGTCCAGACGGTGTCCGCTCTCGTCCTGATCGTCGCGTCGGCCGTCGCCGGACTCGACCCGGTGACCGAGGTGTTCGCCTGGTTCGCCGGGGTGTCCTCGGTCGGCATCGTCGCACTGATGACCCTGACGTCCGTGGCCGTCCTCGTCTACTTCGGCCGGACCCGGGTGGACCGGCGGCTGTGGAACACCGTGATCGCACCACTGCTCGGACTCGTCGGCCTGGCCGGGCTCCTGATCATGACCGTCGCCAACCTTCCCCTTCTCGTCGGCGGGTCGAGCACACTCGCCGCCGTCATCGGGGTCCTGCTCGTCGGGACCTTCGCCGGAGGTGCGGCCGTCGCCGTCCTCCGACCCCACGCCGCACGACACGACACCGCTCTACCGCAACACGACCCGAACCACACCGTCCTCGACAAGGAGATCGCACGATGA
- a CDS encoding CocE/NonD family hydrolase: MVTAAAAVLTPIAVATPAAADPAGFSKTTLHFQVLVGANRDEPCDVIGDVYKPDSASPSNRVPAVLTTNGFGGSKNDQAGIASFLASRGYAVLAYSGLGFGGSGCKIHLDNPDYDGRTASELVSFLGGRDGMAFVDPAHTVPVPGLDYVVQDATAHHGSPEANDPRVGMVGGSYGGAVQFAAASVDPRIDTIIPMITWNDLSYSLAPNGTAQTAGVSTSVPGASKVLWTLTFGAVGATNPRTEGYVSDPARALGCPNFANAACPALTQAAVLGYPDPASVEFLRQSSVVSYADRVKIPALLMQGQQDTLFDLNESTATFETLRAQGNDVKMIWHSWGHSHLTPAAGEIDMKAPNPDTQYETGRMVDWFDHYLKDSGVGTGPVFSYFRNWVDYTGNAAPAYAESSDITVGQDYSLYLSGDGALTDRRDGIVPGVRTLNTLPGGLPADRDAPDTRPELPGTQIEWSSGSLDAPLDVVGAPTLDVHVDAVPAVTGVDDAVVIFAKLYDVAPDGTATLINGQVAPARIVTPGEPVQVTMPAIVHRFDEGHRVRLVVSGGDPGYRGGLVAHQVTVAAGDAGQVLVLPVTG, encoded by the coding sequence ATGGTGACAGCCGCGGCGGCGGTACTGACGCCGATCGCGGTGGCCACGCCGGCTGCGGCCGACCCGGCCGGCTTCTCCAAGACCACGCTCCACTTCCAGGTTCTCGTCGGCGCGAACCGCGACGAACCGTGCGACGTGATCGGCGATGTGTACAAACCCGACTCGGCGTCCCCGTCGAATCGGGTACCCGCGGTCCTCACGACCAACGGCTTCGGCGGGTCCAAGAACGACCAGGCCGGGATCGCGTCGTTCCTCGCGTCCCGCGGCTACGCGGTACTCGCGTACTCCGGTCTCGGCTTCGGCGGCTCGGGCTGCAAGATCCACCTGGACAACCCCGACTACGACGGACGCACGGCGAGCGAACTGGTGAGCTTTCTCGGCGGACGCGACGGGATGGCCTTCGTCGATCCCGCGCACACCGTTCCCGTCCCGGGTCTCGACTACGTCGTGCAGGATGCAACCGCCCACCACGGCAGCCCCGAGGCGAACGATCCGCGGGTCGGGATGGTCGGCGGCTCCTACGGCGGCGCCGTGCAGTTCGCCGCGGCCTCGGTAGACCCACGGATCGACACGATCATTCCGATGATCACCTGGAACGACCTCAGCTACTCGCTCGCGCCGAACGGCACCGCCCAGACGGCCGGGGTCAGTACGTCGGTGCCCGGTGCGTCGAAGGTGCTGTGGACACTGACGTTCGGCGCCGTCGGCGCCACCAACCCCCGGACCGAGGGCTATGTGTCGGACCCCGCGCGGGCGTTGGGATGCCCCAACTTCGCGAACGCCGCGTGCCCCGCGCTGACCCAGGCCGCGGTGCTCGGCTATCCGGACCCGGCATCCGTCGAGTTCCTGCGCCAATCGTCGGTGGTGTCGTACGCGGACCGGGTGAAGATTCCGGCCCTGCTCATGCAAGGGCAGCAGGACACTCTGTTCGACCTCAACGAATCGACGGCCACGTTCGAGACGCTGCGGGCGCAGGGCAACGACGTGAAGATGATCTGGCACAGCTGGGGGCATTCCCATCTCACTCCCGCCGCGGGGGAGATCGACATGAAGGCTCCGAACCCCGACACGCAGTACGAGACGGGCCGGATGGTCGACTGGTTCGATCACTACCTGAAGGACAGCGGGGTCGGCACCGGGCCGGTGTTCAGCTACTTCCGCAACTGGGTCGATTACACCGGCAACGCCGCACCCGCATACGCCGAGTCCTCCGATATCACGGTGGGGCAAGACTATTCGCTCTACCTCTCCGGTGACGGCGCGCTGACCGATCGCCGCGACGGCATCGTTCCCGGCGTCCGGACGCTGAACACACTGCCGGGCGGACTTCCTGCCGACCGGGACGCGCCGGACACTCGTCCGGAACTCCCCGGAACCCAGATCGAGTGGTCGTCCGGATCCCTCGATGCGCCACTGGACGTGGTGGGCGCACCGACGCTCGACGTCCACGTCGACGCCGTACCCGCGGTCACAGGTGTCGACGACGCGGTCGTGATCTTCGCCAAGCTCTACGACGTGGCTCCGGACGGCACCGCCACATTGATCAACGGACAGGTCGCTCCGGCGCGCATCGTGACCCCCGGTGAGCCCGTGCAGGTCACGATGCCGGCCATCGTCCATCGCTTCGACGAGGGACACCGCGTTCGGCTCGTGGTGTCCGGCGGCGATCCGGGGTACCGGGGCGGGCTGGTGGCGCACCAGGTCACCGTCGCCGCGGGTGACGCGGGCCAGGTGCTGGTGCTGCCGGTCACCGGCTGA
- a CDS encoding IclR family transcriptional regulator C-terminal domain-containing protein — protein sequence MSPDDRALSGRQPKAVTSALRVLEEVARAGVGVTAKDIVARLSMPSATTYRLLNILVGEGYVVRLPDLSGFALGQKIGILVDAAVVPTVCAAARDVLAELRLSVRFGVHLFYYTNVAVRTADADPEYPPPEDEAFLNQHLYACAVGKLLLAEKSELESVIPRWEPRAVTARTIVGRAEFLAHLDQIRTQGFATQLAELRDGSACVAVPVRSGTGALIGTLALSGHVDHEHLMLRHVPSLREHAERLAPFLA from the coding sequence GTGAGCCCCGACGACAGAGCCCTCTCGGGGCGGCAGCCGAAGGCCGTCACCAGCGCCCTGCGGGTGCTGGAGGAGGTGGCCCGCGCCGGTGTGGGTGTCACCGCGAAGGACATCGTGGCCCGCCTGTCGATGCCGTCCGCGACCACGTACCGGCTGCTCAACATCCTGGTGGGCGAGGGCTACGTGGTGCGGCTCCCCGACCTGTCCGGGTTCGCGCTGGGCCAGAAGATCGGGATCCTCGTCGACGCCGCGGTCGTGCCCACCGTGTGCGCCGCCGCGCGCGACGTCCTCGCCGAACTGCGACTGTCGGTGCGGTTCGGGGTCCATCTCTTCTACTACACCAACGTCGCGGTCCGCACCGCCGACGCCGACCCCGAATACCCTCCGCCGGAGGACGAGGCCTTCCTCAATCAGCACCTGTACGCCTGCGCCGTCGGCAAGCTCCTGCTCGCGGAGAAGTCGGAACTCGAATCCGTGATTCCGCGTTGGGAACCGAGGGCAGTGACGGCCCGCACGATCGTCGGCCGGGCCGAATTTCTCGCGCACCTGGACCAGATCCGCACTCAGGGTTTCGCGACCCAACTCGCGGAACTCCGGGACGGGTCGGCCTGCGTCGCCGTCCCCGTCCGATCCGGTACCGGGGCCCTCATCGGAACCCTGGCGCTGTCGGGACACGTCGATCACGAACATCTCATGCTGCGGCACGTGCCGTCGCTCCGCGAGCACGCGGAGCGGCTGGCGCCGTTCCTCGCGTAG
- a CDS encoding aldehyde dehydrogenase family protein, translating to MTAVVHSPAALDPRVVDFVSSPKRMFVDGQWVDSASGRTFETVDPATGQVITTVPHAGVEDVDRAVAVARRAFESGPWRSITPAERQRILWKIGEGILARADQFAQLESIDNGKSVAVAKAVDVTWAAEIFFYYAGWATKIEGRTIPVSVPWAPGARFHAFTTREPVGVCAQIIPWNFPLVMAAFKVAPALTCANTMILKPAEQTPLTALLLAEVIAEAGVPDGVFNVLTGFGDIGAALSSHDDVDKVAFTGSTEVGKKIVNAASGNLKKVSLELGGKSPQVIFSDADLEAAIPGVASGFLFNHGQACTAGTRLLVEDRIFDEFTSGVADFAKTQKIGPGLDPTNDIGPLISQEQLGKVTGYIDAGLAAGARALSGGGRHGDTGFYVEPTLLVDVNRDFSVYQEEIFGPVAVAVPFNRDEGVRAAANDTPYGLAASVWTRDVSRAHEVASEIKAGTVWVNCHNAFDTALPFGGYKQSGWGRELGEGAIGEYTQSKSVNIAL from the coding sequence ATGACTGCAGTCGTTCACTCCCCAGCAGCCCTCGACCCCCGAGTCGTCGACTTCGTGTCGTCGCCGAAGCGCATGTTCGTCGACGGTCAATGGGTGGACTCGGCGTCGGGCCGGACGTTCGAGACGGTCGATCCCGCCACCGGACAGGTGATCACGACGGTCCCGCACGCCGGCGTCGAGGACGTGGACCGCGCGGTGGCCGTGGCCCGGCGGGCCTTCGAGTCGGGGCCGTGGCGCTCGATCACCCCGGCCGAACGTCAGCGGATCCTCTGGAAGATCGGTGAGGGAATCCTCGCCCGGGCCGATCAGTTCGCGCAGCTCGAATCGATCGACAACGGCAAGTCCGTGGCGGTCGCGAAGGCCGTCGACGTCACCTGGGCGGCGGAGATCTTCTTCTACTACGCCGGGTGGGCCACCAAGATCGAGGGCCGCACCATCCCCGTGTCCGTGCCGTGGGCGCCCGGGGCCCGATTCCACGCGTTCACCACCCGCGAACCGGTCGGCGTCTGCGCGCAGATCATCCCCTGGAACTTCCCGCTGGTGATGGCCGCGTTCAAGGTCGCCCCGGCGCTGACCTGCGCGAACACCATGATCCTCAAGCCCGCGGAGCAGACCCCGCTCACCGCGCTGCTCCTCGCCGAGGTGATCGCCGAGGCCGGCGTCCCCGACGGCGTGTTCAACGTGCTCACCGGTTTCGGCGACATCGGCGCGGCGCTGTCGAGCCACGACGACGTCGACAAGGTGGCGTTCACCGGATCCACCGAGGTGGGAAAGAAGATCGTGAACGCCGCGTCGGGAAACCTGAAGAAGGTATCCCTCGAACTCGGCGGCAAGAGCCCGCAGGTGATCTTCTCCGACGCCGACCTCGAGGCCGCGATCCCGGGCGTCGCCAGCGGGTTCCTCTTCAACCACGGCCAGGCCTGCACGGCCGGAACGCGTCTGCTCGTCGAGGATCGGATCTTCGACGAATTCACATCCGGGGTAGCCGATTTCGCGAAGACGCAGAAGATCGGACCGGGCCTCGACCCCACCAACGACATCGGCCCGCTGATCTCGCAGGAGCAGTTGGGCAAGGTCACCGGCTACATCGACGCCGGACTCGCCGCCGGTGCCCGCGCACTCTCCGGCGGCGGGCGGCACGGCGACACCGGCTTCTACGTCGAGCCGACCCTGCTGGTCGACGTGAACCGCGACTTCAGCGTGTATCAAGAGGAGATCTTCGGTCCCGTTGCCGTCGCGGTGCCGTTCAACCGTGACGAAGGTGTCCGCGCCGCGGCCAACGACACCCCCTACGGTCTCGCCGCCAGCGTCTGGACCCGGGACGTCTCCCGCGCCCACGAGGTGGCGTCCGAAATCAAGGCGGGCACGGTGTGGGTGAACTGCCACAACGCATTCGACACCGCGCTTCCGTTCGGCGGCTACAAGCAGTCCGGGTGGGGCCGTGAACTCGGTGAAGGCGCCATCGGCGAATACACCCAGAGCAAATCCGTCAACATCGCACTCTAG
- a CDS encoding primary-amine oxidase, producing MSTATTETPARVGSAAPDHPLAPLSADEIRSAKALLTDEGLIGENVRFVFVALAEPHKSTVLAFTPGDAIERRARILLLDRSTGVGTDLVVSVTENRVISSTTVDSAADGHVPILDEEFEDIEAFLLGSSDWMAAMAKRDIEPSKVRAVPLSAGVFGHEDEVGHRIVRVLAFHQEDKADLPWAHPIDGVVAYVDLTERRVVRVVDEIDLPVPAERGEWDAEPHATPTRTDLKPIEITQPEGASFTVDGNEITWADWKFRFGFDVREGLTLHQLSFDDGGVERPVIYRASIAEMVVPYADPSPVRYWQNYFDQGEYLFGRYTNSLELGCDCLGEIKYFDVTIADESGDPRVMKNAICLHEEDYGVLWKHTDMFNGMTETRRSRRLVISFFLTIGNYDYGFYWYLYLDGTIELEAKATGIVFTSAYRGPEGFSTQMAPGLGAPFHQHLFSARLDMAVDGNVNTVEEVDAVPVPMGPENPWGNAFRCQKTTLTTESEGQRTADNLKARVWHITNPTKQNRLGQDVGYALHPEGQPVLLADPSSSIAARAAFATKHLWVTQYDESERYPAGDFVNQHPGQAGLPTFVAGNRDIEGEDLVLWHTFGLTHFPRPEDWPVMPVDYAGFKLKPVGFFDRNPALDLPASTAKHCCEG from the coding sequence ATGAGCACCGCCACCACCGAGACCCCGGCCCGCGTCGGTTCTGCCGCTCCGGATCACCCGCTCGCGCCGTTGTCTGCCGACGAAATCCGTTCGGCGAAGGCGCTCCTCACCGACGAGGGCCTGATCGGCGAGAACGTGCGCTTCGTCTTCGTCGCACTTGCCGAGCCGCACAAGTCGACGGTCCTCGCGTTCACCCCGGGCGACGCCATCGAGCGACGCGCCCGGATCCTGCTGCTGGATCGCTCCACCGGCGTCGGCACCGACCTCGTCGTGTCGGTGACGGAGAATCGTGTGATCAGCTCCACCACGGTCGATTCCGCCGCCGACGGGCACGTGCCGATCCTCGACGAGGAATTCGAGGACATCGAGGCGTTCCTGCTCGGCAGCTCCGACTGGATGGCCGCGATGGCAAAGCGCGACATCGAACCGTCGAAGGTCCGTGCGGTTCCTCTGTCGGCCGGGGTGTTCGGTCACGAGGACGAGGTCGGGCACCGCATCGTCCGGGTGCTCGCGTTCCATCAGGAGGACAAGGCGGATCTGCCGTGGGCGCACCCCATCGACGGAGTCGTGGCCTACGTCGACCTCACCGAGCGCCGCGTCGTCAGGGTGGTCGACGAGATCGACCTGCCGGTGCCGGCCGAGCGCGGCGAATGGGACGCCGAACCCCACGCGACGCCCACCCGCACCGACCTCAAACCGATCGAGATCACCCAGCCCGAGGGCGCCAGCTTCACCGTCGACGGCAACGAGATCACCTGGGCCGACTGGAAGTTCCGCTTCGGGTTCGATGTGCGCGAAGGCCTGACGCTGCACCAGCTCTCGTTCGACGACGGGGGAGTGGAACGCCCCGTGATCTACCGGGCGTCGATCGCCGAGATGGTGGTCCCGTACGCCGACCCGTCGCCGGTTCGGTACTGGCAGAACTACTTCGACCAGGGTGAGTACCTGTTCGGCCGGTACACCAACTCCCTCGAACTCGGTTGCGACTGCCTCGGTGAGATCAAGTACTTCGACGTCACCATCGCAGACGAGTCGGGCGACCCGCGGGTGATGAAGAACGCGATCTGCCTCCACGAGGAGGACTACGGCGTGCTGTGGAAGCACACCGACATGTTCAACGGCATGACCGAGACCCGCCGCTCGCGTCGCCTCGTCATCTCGTTCTTCCTCACCATCGGCAACTACGACTACGGGTTCTACTGGTACCTCTACCTCGACGGCACCATCGAACTCGAGGCGAAGGCCACCGGAATCGTCTTCACCTCCGCCTACCGCGGTCCGGAGGGGTTCTCCACCCAGATGGCGCCCGGGCTCGGTGCCCCCTTCCATCAGCACCTGTTCTCGGCCCGCCTCGACATGGCCGTCGACGGCAACGTGAACACCGTCGAGGAAGTGGATGCCGTGCCCGTCCCGATGGGCCCGGAGAACCCGTGGGGCAACGCCTTCCGCTGCCAGAAGACCACGCTGACCACCGAATCCGAGGGGCAGCGCACCGCCGACAACCTCAAGGCCCGTGTCTGGCACATCACCAATCCGACCAAGCAGAACCGTCTCGGGCAGGACGTCGGGTACGCGCTGCACCCCGAGGGTCAGCCGGTGCTGCTGGCCGACCCGTCGAGTTCGATCGCCGCCCGCGCCGCGTTCGCGACGAAGCACCTGTGGGTGACGCAGTACGACGAGTCCGAGCGCTATCCCGCGGGCGACTTCGTCAACCAGCACCCGGGCCAGGCCGGTCTGCCGACGTTCGTGGCGGGCAACCGGGACATCGAAGGCGAAGACCTGGTGCTGTGGCACACATTCGGGCTGACGCACTTCCCGCGGCCCGAGGACTGGCCGGTCATGCCCGTCGACTACGCCGGGTTCAAGCTCAAGCCCGTCGGGTTCTTCGACCGCAATCCCGCGCTCGACCTGCCGGCGAGCACCGCGAAGCACTGCTGCGAAGGCTAG